One genomic segment of Stigmatopora argus isolate UIUO_Sarg chromosome 1, RoL_Sarg_1.0, whole genome shotgun sequence includes these proteins:
- the ncoa6 gene encoding nuclear receptor coactivator 6 isoform X2, whose translation MAHQGLPLQLSQRAEDLENCSDSDWDSGVGDDAESCHGSPETQEDNHKDATEDTSGAGAHFTVFVAFQGSMEDEDFTHKLDNVLCGIPNMLNMETNMLQPQNVEPWNSVRVTFNIPRDAAERLRLLAQNNQQQLRDLGILSVQIEGEGAINVAGGPNRGQEVRVNGPIGAPGQMRMDVGYPGQPGPGVRMANPSMVPSGSAMAGQALVPGNSGQMHPRVARPSPQTDVMDPMMAGLSVQQQQQLQHQQAGPHGPIPPQTAHHLQALQAGRPINPVALQQLQHHHQQQHAQQQAQLSQLGPRPPFNPPSQMAMPAGWTPSGVLQTPAAQGGHAWRKPPPQGQMVQRPPSLATIQTPSHPPPPYPFGSQQAGQVFNAMGQGQLQQQQTGMGQFAAPQPKGPQVGPSGVVGPPRPPPPIPQTTGPQGNLTAKSPGSSSSPFQQGSPGTPPVMAQRPTTPQGFPQGVGSPGRAALGQQGNIQQGFMGMPQHGQPGTQVHPGMSKRTMGFPTPNFPQGQVGTTTPGGPGGGSSQQLQSGQTMTHTGVQQSSTTPNSIHAQPNVLGVQSGMPSQSPSTSTGPSMPHQQQQQQQQQQPSLQTPMMGLQHQAQPVSSSPSQMVQGQGGGQTVLSRPLSQGQRGGMTPPKQMMPQQGQGVIHGQGQMVGGQGHQAMLLQQQQQQQQQQQQQQQQQNSMMEQMVVNQLQGNKQPFGGKIPPGIMPGQMMRGPSPNVPGNMAQFQGQVGLQQMTPQQQQQMAHLQQQQQLQQQLQQQQQLQQQQQQQQQHHQQMNQQQPQQVPLASNPNQNMGMHGQQLRLPAGHPLIQQQLQQQQLQQQQKQQQQVMLQQQQQQQQQQQQQQTVQPHPHQLGDSNSGTGDLGVQQMVPEMQVQHAQGIMGGPQHMQMGNGHFAGHGMNFNSQFQTQVPMGGPCAQAGGFPVSKDVTLTSPLLVNLLQSDISASQFGPGGKQAGGGNQVKPKKKKPPRKKKPKDGEGPQQVEGPGGLDGTATMEDSELQNFGGEQSLGLDNPGPKLADFTNRPAVFSGQPGDQRILQQVPMQFMQQQQQQQVQQQVQQQQQQQQQQIQHMQQQQQIQQQQQQQQMQQQLQQQQMQQQHMQQQMQQLQMQGLQNPQVQQGMTGPQTPGQGQSQVPHQLQQQQGQQQHLQHQQQQQMLMMLKMQQEQKNRMSVTPGGQVPPRVVGNQPDAQRLPVSQQGNMPVMISLQGHASLAHPPDKTRGMPLIINPQLASAARRMSLPDSGQGPQGSGSDETASGIHPKQDRPSGAEMSMQPGNGTQQMMANQSSTTHLMKQGPGPSSVAQHTGASPQQQLPTQPQQGGPMPGIHFPNVPTTSQSSRPKTPNRASPRPYHHPLTPTNRPPSTEPSEINLSPERLNASIAGLFPPKINIPLPPRQANLNRGFDQQGLNPTTLKAIGQAPPNLTLPGNNNNGNGGSNTSNSQQSFTTGPGGGGNKLDKQSGGQNKRVSPSNSRRSSPASSRKSTTPSPGRQKGTKLTITNPSQPQQIVSAQGQTMMLSPTAVASNPVPLGPQTGGSAETQQPQIPFPALQGNAEGNREGQVMTAAEQHQTAQPQTHAQALRELPAPRNTSPRLPAPPQPKPDLDLQTTTVDRQPTQKAAPHDSGGSVAVRAPPTSLNQLLDVPNKPLRPVHGNMVKDVMGKESPKSTIDQERQHHLNAQNTEVPAHVATPATTTESEAKPKPTVSTSISSQSTHLNMTFNTTPNNSQNPLTSPTISSSPSTTHALCSAFTTAVVQSASPSVVTSTQGSHSLAVSSSTNNTTCSMSQANVTLKSGMGPKPITSVHSVIQIPASSSSISPNQITVFVTPNPVTTGPTSQVPASMVSTMVNVPNKNIRTQDTRHQTPITRPPQFITTTPVFINPIFQVPNTTVSPNTTVVSQSVTVMGPIQVSTKNIQLSTSASPTQSSGVNISTSQLARSTVGHPQTVTSVSCSKPIGVNSAPQQINQGTVKIETKVEAKNSSPQVIQPSHSTPSTSASFHPSIAPPPCSSPSSMNTLVTAPMSPAPTAQLKSKLMQVTVACSTAADTQIPAQTSSASVPTRVINPSASPGVPIEVAVAQSTEANPNPTTPAASSLVTAPGQIATSNQAPLLRTASLSSFTQAATSHNPISGEVSTTTAVSSTALLSTVNPVQNPVASVVPIVAMPSPIQESISTNVSVANTSRVTLSQTGPVSFEPAITQAVDPAENIETMSEFVQQDASQEPAAGEKMTDEVLISPDQGVAVEKPKGPSRRSSRADKEVEEEPAAESSVRKRSARPGTTTAAVKETGASPTQAKRRKSK comes from the exons ATGGCTCATCAAGGCCTTCCACTTCAGTTGTCTCAGCGGGCAGAGGATCTGGAGAATTGCAGTGACTCCGACTGGGACTCTGGTGTTGGTGATGACGCCGAGAGTTGCCATGGAAGCCCCGAGACTCAAGAGGACAACCATAAAGATGCCACAGAAGACACTAGTGGTGCAGGAGCGCACTTTACTGTTTTTGTCGCCTTTCAAGGgagtatggaagatgaagacTTTACTCATAAACTCGACAATGTTCTCTGCGGTATACCGAACATGCTTAATATGG AAACAAACATGCTTCAGCCGCAAAATGTAGAGCCGTGGAACAGTGTGCGTGTGACCTTCAACATTCCGCGGGATGCTGCTGAACGACTCAGGCTACTGGCTCAGAACAATCAACAGCAGCTACGAGACCTTGGAATTCTTTCAGTGCAAATCGAAG GCGAGGGGGCCATCAATGTTGCAGGGGGACCAAATCGAGGACAAGAAGTCAGGGTTAATGGACCAATTGGAGCTCCTGGCCAGATGAGAATGGATGTGGGTTATCCAGGTCAGCCTGGTCCAG GAGTGAGGATGGCAAATCCGTCAATGGTGCCCTCAGGCTCAGCCATGGCAGGCCAAGCGCTGGTGCCAGGCAATAGTGGACAGATGCACCCACGTGTTGCAAGACCATCTCCACAGACAG ATGTCATGGATCCAATGATGGCAGGTCTGTCAGTTCAGCAGCAACAGCAACTTCAACATCAACAGGCTGGTCCCcatgggccaattcctccccagACTGCCCATCATCTGCAGGCTTTGCAGGCCGGTAGACCAATCAACCCTGTCGCTTTACAGCAGCTTCAGCATCATCACCAACAGCAACACGCCCAACAGCAAGCCCAGCTCTCCCAGCTTGGACCCAGACCCCCATTCAATCCACCAAGCCAGATGGCAATGCCTGCTGGCTGGACCCCCTCTGGAGTCCTCCAGACACCAGCTGCACAAGGAGGCCATGCCTGGAGGAAACCTCCACCTCAAGGGCAAATGGTTCAACGCCCTCCTTCCCTTGCTACCATTCAGACACCCAGTCATCCGCCACCGCCTTATCCATTTGGTAGCCAGCAGGCAGGTCAGGTGTTCAATGCAATGGGACAAGGACAGTTGCAGCAGCAACAGACAGGAATGGGTCAGTTTGCAGCACCTCAGCCAAAAGGGCCACAGGTCGGCCCTAGTGGTGTAGTGGGGCCACCTAGACCTCCTCCACCGATCCCACAGACAACTGGCCCTCAGGGAAACCTTACTGCCAAGTCCCCAGGTTCCTCATCATCTCCTTTTCAGCAGGGTTCACCTGGAACTCCCCCTGTGATGGCTCAAAGACCTACAACTCCACAGGGTTTTCCACAGGGTGTTGGCTCTCCGGGAAGAGCAGCACTCGGCCAACAAGGTAACATTCAACAAGGATTCATGGGAATGCCCCAACACGGACAACCTGGGACACAAGTTCATCCAG GGATGTCAAAGCGGACAATGGGCTTTCCAACCCCAAACTTTCCTCAAGGTCAGGTGGGCACTACAACACCAGGAGGCCCTGGTGGAGGATCTAGTCAGCAGCTACAAAGTGGCCAGACAATGACCCACACAG GAGTGCAGCAGTCATCTACCACACCAAATTCAATCCATGCTCAACCCAATGTTCTGGGTGTACAAAGTGGCATGCCAAGCCAGTCCCCTAGCACATCTACTGGGCCTAGCATGCCCcatcagcagcaacagcagcagcagcagcagcagccgagCCTTCAGACCCCAATGATGGGCCTCCAGCATCAGGCCCAACCCGTGTCCTCCTCCCCCAGCCAGATGGTTCAAGGCCAGGGTGGAGGTCAGACTGTCCTCTCAAGGCCCCTCAGTCAAGGGCAGAGAGGAGGGATGACCCCACCCAAGCAAATGATGCCTCAGCAAGGCCAGGGGGTGATCCATGGGCAGGGTCAGATGGTTGGAGGTCAAGGGCATCAGGCAATGCTcctgcagcagcaacaacaacaacagcagcagcagcagcagcagcaacagcagcaaaaTTCAATGATGGAACAGATGGTTGTAAACCAACTCCAAGGCAACAAACAGCCGTTTGGAGGAAAAATTCCTCCTGGTATCATGCCTGGCCAGATGATGCGTGGGCCCTCACCAAACGTTCCAGGTAACATGGCGCAGTTCCAGGGCCAGGTTGGTCTCCAGCAAATGACACCACAACAGCAGCAACAAATGGCTCatcttcaacaacaacaacagctacAACAGCAACTTCAACAGCAACAACAgcttcagcagcagcagcaacaacaacaacagcaccaCCAGCAGATGAATCAGCAGCAGCCTCAACAGGTTCCGCTTGCTAGCAATCCCAATCAAAACATGGGTATGCATGGGCAGCAGTTGAGACTCCCTGCTGGTCACCCACTTATTCAACAACAGTTGCAACAGCAGCAATTACAGCAGCAGCAGAAACAGCAGCAGCAAGTTATGttgcaacaacagcagcagcaacagcaacaacaacaacagcaacagacAGTTCAACCACACCCACATCAATTGGGAGACTCCAATAGTGGGACGGGAGATTTGGGGGTCCAACAGATGGTCCCTGAGATGCAGGTACAGCATGCACAAGGAATTATGGGGGGGCCTCAGCACATGCAAATGGGAAATGGACACTTTGCAGGTCACGGCATGAACTTTAATTCCCAATTCCAGACTCAGGTTCCAATGGGGGGACCATGTGCACAGGCAGGTGGGTTCCCTGTCAGTAAAGATGTAACATTGACAAGCCCCTTGCTGGTAAATCTGCTGCAGAGTGATATCTCAGCCAGCCAGTTTGGACCAGGAGGAAAGCAAGCAGGTGGGGGCAATCAAGTCAAACCGAAAAAGAAGAAACCCCCGCGAAAGAAGAAACCAAAAGATGGAGAAGGGCCCCAGCAAGTTGAGGGACCTGG TGGTCTGGATGGGACTGCTACTATGGAGGATTCTGAACTGCAGAACTTTGGTGGCGAACAGAGTTTAGGCCTCGATAACCCGGGCCCAAAGCTTGCCGACTTTACCAATAGACCTGCAG TATTCTCAGGTCAACCTGGTGATCAAAGGATACTGCAGCAAGTACCAATGCAGTTCatgcagcaacagcagcagcaacaggtgCAGCAGCAGgtgcaacaacagcagcagcaacaacaacaacaaattcagcacatgcaacagcagcagcaaattcagcaacaacaacaacaacaacaaatgcagCAGCAATTACAACAACAGCAAATGCAACAACAGCACATGCAACAACAGATGCAACAGTTGCAGATGCAAGGTCTCCAGAATCCTCAAGTACAACAGGGCATGACAGGCCCGCAGACCCCAGGTCAAGGCCAATCGCAAGTCCCCCATCAACTCCAGCAACAGCAGGGTCAGCAGCAACATCTACAACATCAG caacagcagcagatgTTGATGATGCTTAAGATGCAGCAAGAGCAGAAAAATCGCATGTCCGTCACTCCAGGAGGTCAAGTTCCTCCTCGTGTCGTTGGCAATCAACCTGACGCCCAGAGGCTGCCAGTCTCTCAGCAAGGGAACATGCCAGTGATGATCAGTCTTCAAGGACATGCAAGTTTGGCACATCCACCTGACAAAACTAGAGGGATGCCACTGATCATAAACCCTCAG CTTGCAAGTGCTGCAAGGCGAATGTCACTTCCTGATTCAGGACAAGGTCCCCAAGGGTCTGGATCTGATGAGACCGCTTCTGGGATTCACCCAAAGCAGGACAGGCCAAGTGGTGCAGAAATGAGCATGCAGCCTGGGAATGGCACCCAACAGATGATGGCCAATCAGAGTTCCACGACACATTTGATGAAACAAGGCCCTGGTCCATCTTCAGTGGCCCAGCACACTGGCGCCAGCCCCCAACAACAGTTGCCAACTCAACCTCAACAAGGAGGACCCATGCCtggcattcattttccaaacgtCCCCACCACTTCACAGAGTTCCAGACCAAAAACGCCCAACAGAGCCAGCCCCAGGCCATACCATCACCCGCTAACCCCGACTAATCGTCCGCCCAGCACTGAACCCTCTGAAATCAACCTTTCACCAGAAAGGCTCAATGCTTCTATTGCAGGGCTATTTCCACCTAAAATCAACATTCCTCTGCCCCCCAGGCAGGCGAACTTAAACAGAGGATTTGACCAACAGGGCCTTAACCCTACAACTTTAAAAGCCATTGGGCAGGCGCCTCCAAACTTAACTTTACCTGGGAACAACAACAATGGAAATGGTGGAAGTAACACCAGCAACAGTCAACAATCTTTCACGACTGGTCCAGGAGGTGGAGGCAATAAACTGGACAAGCAGTCTGGAGGACAAAATAAAAGGGTAAGCCCAAGCAATAGTCGTCGGTCAAGCCCAGCTTCAAGTCGCAAATCAACCACACCAAGTCCTGGAAGACAAAAAGGAACAAAACTAACCATCACCAACCCTTCCCAACCTCAACAGATTGTCAGTGCTCAAGGTCAAACTATGATGCTAAGCCCCACAGCAGTAGCATCAAATCCAGTACCTCTAGGACCACAAACAGGTGGCAGTGCGGAGACACAACAGCCCCAAATTCCTTTCCCTGCTTTACAAGGTAATGCTGAGGGCAACAGAGAAGGCCAGGTAATGACGGCAGCAGAGCAACATCAAACAGCTCAGCCACAAACGCATGCTCAGGCTTTGCGGGAATTACCCGCTCCACGTAATACAAGTCCTCGTCTCCCCGCTCCTCCTCAGCCGAAACCTGACTTAGATTTGCAAACCACGACAGTCGATAGGCAGCCAACACAGAAAGCAGCACCACACGACTCTGGGGGGTCAGTTGCTGTCAGGGCTCCTCCCACTTCCCTTAACCAGCTCCTGGATGTTCCGAACAAGCCTCTTCGACCTGTGCATGGTAATATGGTTAAAGATGTCATGGGAAAAGAAAGCCCCAAGTCGACTATAGATCAAGAGAGACAACATCACTTAAATGCTCAGAATACAGAGGTGCCAGCCCATGTTGCTACGCCTGCCACTACTACTGAATCAGAAGCGAAACCCAAGCCTACTGTTTCAACATCTATCAGCAGTCAGAGCACTCATCTAAACATGACCTTTAATACCACTCCCAACAATAGCCAAAACCCTTTAACCTCACCTACTATCAGTTCCAGTCCAAGTACAACTCATGCCCTTTGTTCTGCTTTCACGACTGCCGTTGTCCAGAGTGCAAGCCCTAGCGTAGTTACTTCGACTCAGGGTAGTCATTCTTTAGCTGTTAGTAGCAGTACTAATAATACCACCTGTAGTATGAGCCAAGCCAATGTGACACTCAAATCTGGCATGGGCCCAAAACCAATTACTAGTGTACACTCAGTCATACAGATTCCTGCTTCGTCTAGTTCAATTTCTCCCAACCAGATCACAGTATTTGTCACACCTAACCCAGTGACAACTGGACCCACATCTCAAGTTCCTGCTTCTATGGTATCCACAATGGTAAATGTCCCAAACAAGAATATTCGGACACAGGATACCCGGCATCAGACACCAATCACTCGACCACCTCAGTTTATCACCACCACTCCTGTTTTTATCAATCCGATTTTTCAGGTCCCAAATACAACGGTGTCGCCCAATACCACAGTAGTATCTCAGTCAGTCACTGTGATGGGACCTATCCAAGTCTCAACTAAAAACATACAGCTTTCAACTTCCGCGAGTCCTACCCAGTCCTCAGGAGTGAACATAAGCACATCTCAACTTGCTCGAAGCACTGTTGGACATCCTCAGACTGTAACTAGTGTGTCATGTTCCAAACCAATTGGTGTTAATTCAGCTCCTCAGCAAATCAACCAAGGCACTGTTAAAATAGAAACTAAAGTTGAAGCTAAGAATTCAAGTCCCCAGGTGATCCAGCCATCTCACTCAACTCCTTCAACATCCGCTTCCTTTCACCCTTCCATTGCGCCTCCACCTTGCTCAAGTCCTAGCAGTATGAACACACTTGTAACGGCCCCCATGTCCCCTGCTCCCACTGCTCAGTTAAAAAGTAAGCTGATGCAAGTCACTGTAGCTTGCTCTACAGCGGCTGATACCCAGATACCCGCTCAAACATCCAGTGCATCCGTTCCAACACGTGTCATCAATCCCTCTGCTTCCCCTGGTGTTCCAATTGAAGTAGCGGTAGCCCAGTCAACTGAAGCCAATCCAAACCCTACTACACCAGCAGCGTCCTCTCTTGTCACAGCTCCCGGTCAGATTGCTACTTCTAACCAGGCTCCATTGCTACGTACAGCTTCATTGTCAAGCTTCACCCAGGCTGCAACCTCTCATAATCCCATTTCCGGAGAAGTTAGTACTACCACTGCAGTCTCCTCCACAGCCTTGCTCTCTACAGTCAATCCAGTTCAGAATCCAGTAGCATCTGTGGTTCCAATCGTTGCCATGCCTTCACCGATCCAGGAGTCCATATCCACAAATGTATCTGTTGCTAACACCAGCAGAGTGACGCTTTCTCAGACTGGACCTGTGTCTTTTGAGCCTGCCATAACACAAGCAGTGGATCCCGCTGAAAATATTGAGACCATGTCAG AATTTGTACAGCAAGATGCTTCACAAGAGCCGGCCGCTGGTGAGAAGATGA CTGACGAGGTCTTGATAAGTCCTGATCAGGG GGTCGCTGTGGAGAAACCCAAAGGACCAAGTAGGCGCAGCTCCCGGGCAGACAAGGAGGTGGAGGAAGAGCCAGCAGCAGAAAGCAGTGTTAGGAAAAGATCGGCGAGACCTGGCACAACTACCGCTGCTGTGAAAG aaactgGAGCCAGCCCCACCCAGGCCAAGCGAAGGAAGTCAAAATAG